One window from the genome of Deinococcus sp. NW-56 encodes:
- a CDS encoding amylo-alpha-1,6-glucosidase has protein sequence MTPDPAVLRSYGPLQARDPDPEVLLTDGLGGFALSSLAGVPTRCYSGLAVSHQPPVGRWQHLVSPLERVGTGQGEITLHALELAPNVFEGDGLTWLAGVTLRDLLPEREQLVGGVRVRRRTFMPRHSGAVVFLYEVEAREAVTLTLGGFFADRDMHHTHERAPELTFRGEGTRAEVRGTRETRVNLHAPGAAVEGLTPQPFTQRVYFRHDEARGEPEHERVVGAALWKVTLPPGGGQVALVVGGLEGDVPDPWAAYDAEAARRRALVEQAWEATGLPGDNLVATLAVAADAYLVRRGEAGLSVIAGYPWFADWGRDTMIALTGLTLTTGRHAEARALLETFLTTLRRGLIPNNFLEDGTGAGYNTVDGALWLAVALERYVGATGDLAFAREALPRLRELLDWHVRGTDHGIRVDPQGGLLLAGEPGVQLTWMDVKIADWVVTPRHGKPIEIQGLWLSALAAEGRLSRLLGEQPQYGERLTQAQASFAAFLAGDFPADTLSQNGEADPSIRPNALIALALPDMPATPAQVEVAVRRAEAELLTPLGLHTLSPLDPRFRGNYGGDQLVRDAAYHQGTVWPWPLGAYIDLLLSRGEVDRARAALRGLTGHVGEAGVGHVSEVFAGGNLRPGGCPFQAWSVAELLRAHVAVARAERGVPDP, from the coding sequence ATGACGCCCGATCCCGCCGTGCTCCGGTCTTATGGTCCCCTTCAGGCCCGCGACCCCGACCCCGAAGTGCTGCTCACCGACGGGCTGGGCGGCTTCGCGCTGAGCAGCCTCGCCGGGGTGCCCACCCGCTGCTACTCGGGGCTGGCGGTCAGCCACCAGCCTCCGGTGGGCCGCTGGCAGCACCTCGTCTCGCCGTTGGAGAGGGTCGGCACGGGCCAGGGCGAAATCACCCTGCACGCGCTGGAACTGGCCCCCAACGTCTTTGAGGGCGACGGCCTGACCTGGCTCGCGGGGGTGACGCTGCGCGACCTGCTGCCCGAGCGCGAGCAGCTTGTGGGCGGGGTGCGGGTGAGGCGACGGACCTTCATGCCCCGGCACTCGGGCGCGGTGGTCTTTCTGTACGAGGTGGAGGCGCGGGAGGCCGTTACGCTGACCCTGGGCGGCTTTTTCGCCGACCGCGACATGCACCATACGCACGAGCGGGCGCCAGAGCTGACCTTCAGAGGAGAAGGGACGCGGGCCGAGGTGCGCGGGACGCGGGAAACACGGGTCAATCTGCACGCCCCCGGTGCGGCGGTGGAAGGGCTGACGCCCCAACCATTCACCCAGCGCGTCTACTTCCGCCACGACGAGGCGCGGGGCGAGCCAGAGCACGAGCGGGTCGTGGGCGCGGCGCTGTGGAAGGTCACGCTGCCGCCGGGTGGGGGGCAGGTGGCGCTGGTGGTGGGTGGTTTGGAAGGAGACGTGCCCGACCCCTGGGCCGCCTACGACGCGGAGGCGGCGCGGCGCCGGGCACTCGTGGAGCAGGCGTGGGAGGCGACCGGGCTGCCCGGCGACAACCTCGTCGCCACCCTCGCTGTGGCTGCTGACGCCTACCTCGTGCGGCGGGGCGAGGCGGGGCTGAGCGTGATCGCGGGCTATCCGTGGTTCGCGGACTGGGGGCGCGACACCATGATCGCGCTGACCGGCCTGACCCTCACGACCGGGCGGCACGCCGAGGCCCGCGCCCTACTGGAGACCTTCCTGACCACCCTGCGCCGGGGCCTGATTCCCAACAACTTTCTGGAAGACGGTACGGGCGCCGGGTACAACACGGTGGACGGGGCGCTGTGGCTGGCGGTGGCGCTGGAGCGGTACGTAGGGGCGACGGGCGACCTCGCCTTCGCGCGGGAGGCGCTGCCCCGGCTGCGCGAATTGTTGGACTGGCACGTGCGCGGCACGGACCACGGCATCCGGGTGGACCCGCAAGGCGGGCTGCTCCTCGCCGGGGAGCCGGGCGTGCAGCTCACCTGGATGGACGTGAAGATCGCGGACTGGGTGGTCACCCCCCGCCACGGCAAGCCGATCGAGATTCAGGGGCTGTGGCTCTCGGCGTTGGCAGCGGAGGGACGGCTCTCGCGCCTGCTGGGAGAACAGCCGCAATATGGCGAACGGCTCACCCAGGCGCAGGCCAGCTTCGCGGCGTTCCTGGCCGGTGACTTCCCCGCCGATACTCTCTCCCAGAATGGCGAGGCCGACCCCAGTATTCGACCGAATGCCCTGATCGCGCTGGCGTTGCCAGACATGCCTGCTACCCCCGCGCAGGTGGAAGTGGCTGTACGGCGGGCCGAGGCCGAGCTGCTCACCCCCCTGGGGCTGCATACCTTGAGCCCCCTGGACCCGCGCTTCCGAGGTAACTACGGCGGCGACCAGCTCGTGCGCGACGCCGCTTACCACCAGGGCACCGTGTGGCCGTGGCCGCTGGGTGCGTACATCGACCTGCTGCTTTCGCGGGGCGAGGTGGACCGTGCCCGCGCCGCGCTGCGGGGGCTGACCGGCCATGTGGGGGAGGCAGGCGTGGGGCATGTCAGCGAGGTGTTCGCAGGCGGGAACCTGCGGCCCGGTGGGTGTCCCTTTCAGGCGTGGAGCGTGGCCGAACTGCTGCGGGCACATGTGGCCGTGGCGCGGGCAGAGCGGGGAGTACCCGACCCCTAA
- a CDS encoding DUF805 domain-containing protein: MNDYLNVIRNHYADFRGRARRREYWMFYLINTLISVLLYLPFFLQTVTAPDPEAVTPSGLALLSLIAGGLYSLFILIPSLAVSVRRLHDTGRSGWWYLINFVPLVGGLIFLIFMVLGSQPGPNRWGPNPKGQTANVAADW; this comes from the coding sequence ATGAACGACTACCTGAATGTCATCCGGAACCATTACGCCGATTTCCGGGGCCGGGCGAGGCGCCGGGAATACTGGATGTTCTACCTGATCAATACGCTGATCAGCGTCCTGCTGTACCTTCCATTCTTCCTGCAAACCGTGACCGCGCCCGATCCGGAGGCGGTGACGCCCAGTGGACTGGCCCTGCTCAGCCTCATCGCGGGGGGGCTCTACAGCCTGTTCATCCTGATTCCGTCCCTGGCCGTGAGTGTCCGGCGGCTGCACGACACGGGCCGCAGCGGCTGGTGGTACCTGATCAACTTCGTGCCTCTTGTCGGTGGCCTGATCTTCCTGATCTTCATGGTTCTTGGCAGCCAGCCCGGCCCCAACCGCTGGGGGCCGAATCCCAAAGGGCAGACCGCGAACGTGGCGGCCGACTGGTAG
- a CDS encoding glutaredoxin domain-containing protein — MIKMYTTSWCPDCVAAKRALTQKGLAFEEINIEQDDGAAEYVMSVNGGKRSVPTLVSGDVARSLSGFRPQKLDAFLAEAGL, encoded by the coding sequence ATGATCAAGATGTACACGACGAGCTGGTGCCCCGACTGCGTGGCCGCCAAGCGGGCACTGACCCAGAAGGGCCTCGCCTTCGAGGAAATCAACATCGAGCAGGACGACGGGGCGGCCGAGTACGTCATGAGCGTGAACGGCGGCAAGCGCAGCGTGCCCACCCTCGTCAGCGGCGACGTAGCCCGCAGTCTCAGCGGGTTCCGGCCCCAGAAGCTTGACGCGTTTCTGGCCGAAGCCGGGCTGTAA
- a CDS encoding triacylglycerol lipase — MIRFWKVAALMAGSAALLTACGGTAPPGPAAGLQAQARKAPAPAPTRDPILFVHGYNSSGSVWSTMVGNFKRDGWTDAGLFAWSYDTRQSNTVTADLIRQKVDDILIQTGAARVDVITHSMGGLSSRYYLKNLGGDVKVDAWVSLGGPNHGTDFALACFDASCVEMRQGSSFLTALNSTDETPGVSRYGTWWSPCDEIINPDQSVLLSGAANTQTACLTHSQLYQSSTVYAQVRDFVNR, encoded by the coding sequence ATGATCCGATTCTGGAAGGTGGCGGCCCTGATGGCCGGTTCGGCGGCGCTCCTCACGGCGTGTGGGGGTACGGCCCCGCCCGGCCCAGCGGCGGGCTTGCAGGCCCAGGCCCGCAAAGCCCCGGCCCCGGCGCCCACGCGCGACCCCATTCTGTTCGTGCACGGCTACAACTCCAGCGGCTCGGTCTGGAGCACGATGGTCGGCAACTTCAAGCGCGACGGCTGGACCGATGCGGGGCTCTTCGCCTGGAGCTACGACACCCGGCAGTCCAACACGGTGACCGCCGACCTGATCCGGCAGAAGGTCGACGACATCCTGATCCAGACCGGGGCTGCCCGCGTCGACGTGATCACCCACTCGATGGGCGGGCTGTCCTCGCGCTATTACCTCAAGAACCTCGGCGGGGACGTGAAGGTGGACGCCTGGGTCTCGCTGGGCGGCCCCAACCACGGGACCGACTTCGCCCTCGCCTGCTTCGACGCCTCCTGCGTGGAGATGCGCCAGGGGTCCAGCTTCCTGACCGCGCTGAACAGCACCGACGAGACGCCCGGCGTGTCCCGCTACGGCACCTGGTGGTCGCCCTGCGACGAGATCATCAACCCCGACCAGAGCGTGCTCCTCAGCGGCGCCGCAAACACCCAGACTGCCTGCTTGACCCACAGCCAGCTCTACCAGAGCAGCACGGTCTATGCCCAGGTCCGCGACTTCGTGAACCGCTGA
- the infC gene encoding translation initiation factor IF-3, producing MIAIAKEHKVNEQIRVRQIRLIGAEGEQVGIIDTRDAMAMAREKGLDLVMVSPQAVPPVCRLLDYGRFRYEQQQNEKENRKRARAQEVKAIKFRVKIDDHDFNTKAGHVRRFLEEGHKVKVTIMFRGRERTHPELGERILHRVADTLADIGAPEGMPSMMGMDMNMIMVPKAPPKAKPSEARADDTPAADASAPAGEAPVSPIPSA from the coding sequence GTGATTGCAATAGCGAAAGAACACAAGGTCAACGAGCAGATTCGCGTCCGTCAGATTCGTCTGATCGGCGCGGAGGGCGAGCAGGTGGGGATCATTGACACGCGCGACGCGATGGCGATGGCGCGCGAAAAGGGCCTCGACCTCGTGATGGTCAGCCCGCAGGCCGTGCCGCCCGTCTGCCGCCTCCTCGATTATGGCCGCTTCCGCTACGAGCAGCAGCAAAACGAGAAGGAAAACCGCAAGCGTGCCCGTGCCCAGGAAGTCAAGGCGATCAAGTTCCGCGTCAAGATCGACGACCACGACTTCAACACCAAGGCCGGACACGTGCGCCGCTTCCTCGAAGAAGGCCACAAGGTCAAGGTCACCATCATGTTCCGTGGCCGCGAGCGCACCCACCCCGAACTCGGGGAGCGCATCCTGCACCGCGTGGCCGACACGCTGGCCGATATCGGCGCCCCCGAGGGCATGCCCTCCATGATGGGTATGGACATGAACATGATCATGGTCCCCAAGGCTCCCCCCAAGGCCAAGCCCAGCGAGGCCCGCGCCGACGACACCCCGGCCGCCGATGCTTCGGCCCCCGCCGGGGAAGCGCCGGTCAGCCCGATTCCGAGCGCCTAA
- the thrS gene encoding threonine--tRNA ligase produces MHVTLPDGKQLDLPQGATALDAARAIGPRLAQDALAATANGDLVDLMSPLPDGASITLITKKNPAEAAPLFRHSLGHVMSQAVGEFYRAKGYGPQDIKRGVGPAIENGWYQDFDLPEPLREEDLPEIERLMRDILSRGLDFSRREVSKDEALAQFPHDPYKEELIRELPDGEAITLYQQGDYVDLCRGPHFPNTGKLPAAFKLMSTSGAYWRGNEKNPILQRVYGVAFATQKELDEYLERLEEAKRRDHRKLGRELELFTIDPMVGKGLPLWLPNGTVLRDELSRFLREQQFQRDYQGVVTPNIGNLDLFRTSGHYPYYADSQFNPIDVDDEQYMLKPMNCPFHVRIYASKPRSYRDLPVRLAEFGTVYRYEMSGELNGLTRVRGFTQDDAHIFARPDQLKKEFLDVLDLTVLVLKTFGMEDVRFRVGVRDPESDKYVGDPAQWDRAEAQIMEAVEEVGLPYTVEPGDAAFYGPKLDFVVKDVLGREWQLGTIQVDYNLPERFDISYTGEDGQDHRPVMIHRAPFGSLERFVGILIEHYGGDFPLWLAPRQVMIIPIADRHVPYAETLANEFKAAGMRAEVDDSANRMNAKVRTAELSKIPVMLIVGDQEEARREVSVRERTPEGHKERKGVDFAALLAELQERVRTRA; encoded by the coding sequence ATGCACGTCACCCTGCCCGACGGAAAACAACTCGACCTGCCCCAGGGCGCGACCGCCCTCGACGCCGCCCGCGCCATCGGCCCCCGCCTCGCGCAGGATGCCCTGGCCGCGACCGCCAATGGCGACCTCGTCGACCTGATGTCCCCGCTCCCCGACGGCGCGAGCATCACCCTGATCACCAAGAAAAATCCCGCCGAGGCCGCCCCCCTCTTCCGGCACTCGCTGGGGCACGTGATGAGCCAGGCGGTGGGCGAGTTCTACAGGGCGAAAGGCTATGGCCCGCAAGACATCAAGCGCGGCGTCGGTCCCGCCATCGAGAACGGCTGGTATCAGGACTTTGACCTGCCCGAGCCGCTGCGGGAAGAGGACCTGCCGGAAATCGAGCGCCTCATGCGCGACATCCTCTCGCGCGGGCTGGACTTTTCCCGCCGCGAGGTCAGCAAGGACGAGGCCCTGGCGCAGTTCCCCCACGACCCCTATAAGGAAGAACTGATCCGCGAACTGCCGGACGGTGAGGCGATCACCCTCTACCAGCAGGGCGACTACGTGGACCTCTGCCGGGGGCCGCACTTCCCCAACACGGGCAAGCTTCCCGCCGCCTTCAAGCTGATGAGCACCTCGGGCGCGTACTGGCGCGGCAACGAGAAGAACCCGATCCTCCAGCGGGTCTACGGGGTGGCGTTCGCCACGCAAAAAGAGCTGGACGAGTATCTGGAGCGGCTGGAAGAGGCCAAGCGGCGTGACCACCGTAAGCTCGGCCGCGAGCTGGAGCTGTTCACCATCGACCCGATGGTGGGCAAGGGCCTCCCGCTGTGGCTGCCCAACGGCACCGTGCTGCGCGACGAGCTGAGCCGCTTTCTGCGCGAGCAGCAGTTCCAGCGCGACTACCAGGGTGTGGTGACGCCGAACATCGGCAACCTCGACCTGTTCCGCACCTCGGGGCACTACCCCTACTACGCCGACAGCCAGTTCAACCCCATCGACGTGGACGACGAGCAGTACATGCTCAAGCCGATGAACTGCCCCTTCCACGTGCGGATCTACGCCAGCAAGCCCCGCAGCTACCGCGACCTCCCGGTGCGGCTGGCCGAGTTCGGCACGGTGTACCGCTACGAGATGAGCGGCGAACTCAACGGCCTGACCCGCGTGCGCGGCTTTACCCAGGACGACGCGCACATCTTCGCCCGGCCGGACCAGCTCAAGAAGGAATTCCTCGACGTGCTCGACCTCACGGTGCTTGTCCTGAAGACCTTCGGCATGGAGGACGTGCGTTTCCGGGTGGGCGTGCGCGACCCCGAGTCCGACAAGTACGTGGGCGACCCCGCCCAGTGGGACCGGGCCGAGGCGCAGATCATGGAAGCGGTGGAGGAGGTCGGCCTGCCCTACACGGTCGAACCCGGCGACGCCGCCTTCTACGGCCCCAAGCTCGACTTCGTGGTCAAGGACGTGCTGGGCCGCGAGTGGCAGCTCGGGACCATTCAGGTGGACTACAACCTGCCCGAACGCTTCGACATCTCCTACACCGGGGAAGACGGCCAGGACCACCGCCCGGTGATGATCCACCGCGCCCCCTTCGGCAGCCTGGAGCGCTTCGTGGGCATCCTGATCGAGCACTACGGCGGCGACTTCCCGCTGTGGCTCGCGCCCCGGCAGGTCATGATCATCCCCATCGCCGACCGCCACGTTCCTTACGCCGAGACGCTGGCGAACGAGTTCAAGGCCGCCGGAATGCGGGCCGAGGTCGACGACTCCGCCAACCGCATGAACGCCAAGGTCCGCACGGCCGAACTCTCCAAGATTCCCGTGATGCTGATCGTCGGCGATCAGGAGGAGGCGCGGCGCGAGGTCAGCGTGCGAGAGCGGACCCCGGAAGGCCACAAGGAACGCAAGGGCGTGGACTTCGCGGCCCTGCTCGCCGAGTTGCAGGAGCGCGTCCGCACCCGCGCCTGA